Below is a genomic region from Rosa chinensis cultivar Old Blush chromosome 5, RchiOBHm-V2, whole genome shotgun sequence.
AACGAATCCGCCGAACCCCCAACAACACTCTTGGGCGATGGTAGTGTCACGGTTACTAACATATTGCTTGCTGAAGGTGAGTTGGAGATTTTGAGTTACATAGCCTATGATTGTTATGATCAGCAGGGTAATCAAACAGAAGACATGTACAATTCCCCTTCTCTCCAGTTGCATCCTTCTTTCACCATCTCCGAGACCAGAAACAAGTTTATTGCCGTTGGCTGCGACACTTGTGCAATTTTCAAAGGGTACCTCCCTTACCCTCATGACGAAGATAGGTACATCACCGGATGCGTGTCTGTATGTGACAGTCTTGACAATGCAGTTAACGGTTCGTGCTCTGGCATTGGGTGTTGCGAAACTTCCATCCCTAGCGGACTCAAAAATCGCTCCATCACTTTGGATAGCTATTCTCAACACAAGGACGTGTGGGGCTTCAATCCATGCAGCTACGCCTTCATTGTTGAAGAAGGCAGGTTCACATTCAACCCTAAAACAAGTTTTGAAGAACTCAACAACACTGAAAAACTTCCCATGATTATTAACTGGGCTATTAATGAAGGGTCATGTGCTCTAGCTCAAAACAGCCCTGGTAATGCTTGCAAAGCAAATAGCAACTGTGTCAATCGGACCGTCGATAACCAGACTGAACCAACTGGTTATTATTGCCGGTGCTTGCCAGGCTTCGAAGGGAACCCATATCTTCCAGATGGTTGCCAAGGTGCGTCATCTTTAATTATCTCTTATATATGTATGCATGTCAATTATCGTTATAGTTGGAAACTAAAGTTCAAAATTTGGGATAACCTGCTTTAACTGTGATCAGATATTGACGAGTGCATGGCTCCGTCAAGTCCCTGCAACAATGGAATATGCCAAAATTCACCTGGAGATTATAGCTGTTTATGCAACAAAGATTTCAAAAACCAGGACTCAAAGAATTGCATAGAAAACACTTCCGTGCCAAAGAACATGCCCCTGAAAATTTCGTTGGGTATGTATAAGCTACCTAATTACTTATCTACTTACGCTAGGCAGCTAACCATATATGATCTAAAAACTCTCAAgttcaaagtttttttttggaacaGTTATGCACTCAAATTTATTTAACTACTTGAATCAATTTCTTgaattaaagaattaaaatgaatTGATTGAAGTTATCTTCTTAATCCCGTTTCAGTACGTCATCTCACAATTATTATAAAAGGCTGACCTTTTATCTTTGTTTGcatatttgttttctaaattgATGAACATAAATGTCTAACAAATTGAAACTCAAAGTAATTTACTTCTGATATTTCAACCATGTACAGGTCTCAGTATAGGCATCTTCATTTTAGTGGTTTTAATTTGGTGATTGGGGAATGAACAAACGAAGACTAGTAAGACTCAAAGAAAAGTACTTCAAAGAAAATGGCGGCTTAACATTACAGCAACATCTCGCTAGTCATGGAGGATCTGTTGAGACAGAAAAAATCTTTACTGCAGAGGAACTTCATCAGAAAGCCACAAACAATTACCATGTAGATGAAATCCTTGGTGAAGGAGGCTATGCAGTAGTTTACAAAGGAATACTACATGATAAGAGTGTTGTTGCCATAAAGAAGCCAAATATTGGCGCTCCAACTCATAGTGATCAGTTTGTTAATGAGTTTATCGTTCTTTCTCAGATAAACCACAGAAATGTAGTAAAACCAATGTTTTGAAATGCTGAGGCGTAGGCCAAGGCTTTTTTTGGTGATCCTCAAAAAGGTGTTCGCCTTGAGgcataaggcgtaagccttacgtataaaaGACCTatattgatgtaattattactcTTATATATACACCACATTAAGAGTAACCAAAAGAACATTATTAATTGTCATTCACtcataattaataaataaagtAACAGCATCAATTTTCATCATTCTGAAGCATTACCATACACCAAATCACCAATGCCTATAGTTATCTACACAAGGGAGTCCAAATCACAGATGCCTATAGTTATCTACACAAGAGAACAAGCATAACAATTGAGAAGATGAATAGATGCATCAGTAACCTCTGTGACACTAAAGTCTACAATAATTCCTGGGCCTATAGTTGCATGCCAACATCTGAAGACCATGATCCTGGAGCCAGTGCAGGTCCTGGATCAGATACCAAAATTAGTGTACTGGGCTACTGGCAAGCTTTCAACTTCTGAACCAAAACTAGTGTACAGACTACCAAAGGACTTCCTTCAAATTAATCTCCAAATTATGCGTAACTGTCTTCTACACTACCTAAAGCAACCCATTCATAACTAGAGTAGAAGTCTGTTAACACATGCAGAAAGAGTAATTCAAGCTAACTAGTTACATGAACAAAAACATTTGAATCAAACATAACCAGTCTCTAAAGCAGTCTCTGGCAATTGCTCCAAAACGTGCAAAAGCCCCTTTCTTGAGAGCCCCACACGTTCTTGGTTTCTTGGCTGCACCGAGATTACTAACTAGTTTGTAAGAGATCAAATTCTTGGCTTCAGTCGGTACTCTCTATCTTTTATCAAAGAACGGTTCTTTATAGTCAAATTTTGCAAATTTCCTATGAAAGATTAGAACCCACATCGTCTCGATGCGATAAAATTGGAAACTTAAGCATCTGCAATTTCAACATTGGGTTCTGGGTGATCTGAGATTGTGGAGTTTaatcaaaaaaattgaaaatttatttGGCTACATTTTGTTTGGTGTTTTGATGGAATTGTGTGTAGGACAGTTTATACAACTTAAAAAGTTCCTTACTATGCAATCCACCCATCAACAAATGATGCCCAAAAGTAAGACATTTACTCAGACCCAGATAGATATATGATTGTCTAGACGGGAACAACTCAAACCTAGATAAATATACCTTTGATTCAAACACTATTTTCAAGATTTATAATGGAGTCATACCTTCAAATGGCCTGCTGCGAATCGAGCTCCAATACCTTCAAATTGACTGCTGCGAATCGAAATCGAACTCCTAACTCGAGCTCTGGGTTAGGGATCGAATTTGCTACCTTTTGGAAGAGAGAGGGCTGAAATTGGCTCTCCAACACTCAATTACTATGGGGTCGCGACCTTTCTAGGCTTTAACCCAATCTGTTCCAAAACGacatcatttttcatttttttctgtGCGTACGCCTTTACCGCCTCGGGCGTCGCTTTTCATGCCTTGGAGGGCACCTCAGCAGCCTCATCGCCTAACCATTGAAACACACTCAATTTTGTTGGAGCCGTTGGAGTTTGAATGGATGGTTGTCAGGGTTATCTTGTCGCAATCTATTAGGATTTTCCTTGTTATGTGTTTGTTCAATAACTCCTATTTATGAGGAGCATGTTTTTAAGTCAGTTAGGGTTTGACCTTTTCTTTAGCTAAAATACCACAATCTTAGATTTGTTAAAGATGTGGAGAACTGTACGTTGCTTTCTGTTTTCATGTAATGGCTTTAAAAGCCAAGTTGTGTTAATTCAGTCAATAAGAATCATCCTTCAAAACAAGAGAGTTATTTTGCTTAGGGTTGGTTTTTCAACagagtggtatcagagctcctTATTGGGGCCTGATTGAGAGAGACACAAGAAAAGAAAGCTAGAGAAGAGGAGTGTGAGAGATATGGCTGCAGAAGGGAATTATGTTCAGCCGACCATTCCTAGATTTGATGGCCACTATGACCATTGGTGGATGTTGAtggaaaatctcctttgatcgAAGGATTACTGGAGCTTGGTGGAACAAGGGATCACAGTCCTAGAAGAAGGTGTGGAACAGTCTGAAGCTCAGCGGAAAACAATGGAGGATCAAGGATTGAAGGACCTCAAAGTCAAGAACTATTTATTTCAGGCTATTGATCGGACCATTATGGAAACGATACTCAACAAAGACACAGCCAAAGGCATCTGGGACTCCATGAAATTGAAGTATCAAGGGTCTACAAGGGTCAAAAGAGCACAGTTGCAGGCCTTAAGAAGAGAGTTTGAGGTGCTTCAAATGAAAGAAGGTGAACGAGTGGATGAGTACTTTGCTCGAACACTCACAATTGCGAACAAAATGAAAACTCATGGGGAAAAGATGGAGCAAGTGGTGATTATAGAGCAGATTCTGAGGTCCATGACGAGCATATTTGACTATATAGTATGTTTAGTTGAGGAATCAAATGACCTTGACAAACTGACGATAGATGAGCTTCAGAGTAGCTTTTTGGTGCATGAGCAGAGAATGAATGGCCATCAGAGTGAAGAGCAAGCATTAAAGATCACCTCTGAGAACTGGTTTGGAgtaagaggaagaggaagaggaacatTCAGAGGGAGGGGTCAAGGTAGAGGCAGACAAAGCTTTAATAAGGCTTTGATTGAGTGTTATAGATGTCACAAGTTAGGGCATTTTCAATATGAATGCCCTAGTTGGGCAAAGAAAGCCAATTATGCTAAgttggatgaagaagatgagttgCTCTTGATGTCGTATGTAGAGCTC
It encodes:
- the LOC112163724 gene encoding wall-associated receptor kinase 2-like isoform X2, which codes for MAVHGRMLVMQLIIVVVIAAAAADRTPSPQAIPGCPDHCGNLTIPYPFGIGEGCFQREGFNLTCNESAEPPTTLLGDGSVTVTNILLAEGELEILSYIAYDCYDQQGNQTEDMYNSPSLQLHPSFTISETRNKFIAVGCDTCAIFKGYLPYPHDEDRYITGCVSVCDSLDNAVNGSCSGIGCCETSIPSGLKNRSITLDSYSQHKDVWGFNPCSYAFIVEEGRFTFNPKTSFEELNNTEKLPMIINWAINEGSCALAQNSPGNACKANSNCVNRTVDNQTEPTGYYCRCLPGFEGNPYLPDGCQGLSIGIFILVVLIW
- the LOC112163724 gene encoding wall-associated receptor kinase 2-like isoform X1 → MAVHGRMLVMQLIIVVVIAAAAADRTPSPQAIPGCPDHCGNLTIPYPFGIGEGCFQREGFNLTCNESAEPPTTLLGDGSVTVTNILLAEGELEILSYIAYDCYDQQGNQTEDMYNSPSLQLHPSFTISETRNKFIAVGCDTCAIFKGYLPYPHDEDRYITGCVSVCDSLDNAVNGSCSGIGCCETSIPSGLKNRSITLDSYSQHKDVWGFNPCSYAFIVEEGRFTFNPKTSFEELNNTEKLPMIINWAINEGSCALAQNSPGNACKANSNCVNRTVDNQTEPTGYYCRCLPGFEGNPYLPDGCQDIDECMAPSSPCNNGICQNSPGDYSCLCNKDFKNQDSKNCIENTSVPKNMPLKISLGMYKLPNYLSTYARQLTIYDLKTLKFKVFFWNSYALKFI